Proteins co-encoded in one Pocillopora verrucosa isolate sample1 chromosome 1, ASM3666991v2, whole genome shotgun sequence genomic window:
- the LOC131788737 gene encoding MICOS complex subunit MIC60, whose product MFRIKSTRGSLLQSFVNLSRLTSSKGRLSSANKYFNAQLRRCESTTAGSPRSTKGLPAWKIAAGVALASSGGVVGAALAFHYSADVRTWWATNFPYLAPYLGTLGESLTGSKTSPILGGKVNNTSRDPTKPHSFDKPLNLGVSTHKAPQKDADPSSRKPVKPLAGSKEPVASVSSVDQTGISAVDLAIARTVEREVKESANSIEPKPDAPQNTVSKSPKPGGRGKAESPTAAVSALDQVGVSSVDLDISSAVEKEAEPATTAKVSEGIGKPAEKGEDTGSHEIKDVDTSLTEKEVEALIDQTAMEAMVHDAVEKLKGIGQEAIEAQQTAGKAIQEHVEQLKSALAQSLEGRTLKDLSELVLNSQKAAIDSVNAAKTAQVKVNEEVEKVHSIIKEADAAGVKGAGTTAAEEVARVSYSVQKAALDVQKTKAEAAVLEEHQKDLAKSKDMFRKELLDIIPGALKGEALKGVGEKDDRSESVLLAYARKRLDQLTQELVSYQTEEQKRLENSLKIQREQDAKVTELRLKQEAERMVSEFETTLKKKEAELSAEHEVSLRQQLRRQAAAYSDNLAEVLRVQATELENRYKDDLQQKMAVEKEAFKVQLAGALAQLRGVASVIEGRADVEKQNKQAQKLWTACQSLTTAIDKGANQPKPLLPQLTAIHDAAAEDPLVSQVLNSLPEEVVLRGVLNEENVTRRFYKIRRWCRRVAMIGENGASPWTHVLSYIQSFLIFDSFDPVKQGELVDLDNLDTFDLLARAEYYLRHGDLELATRLVNQLRGEPKNVARDWLLEARLLLETRQAANLLTAYAAVLGTAGLIN is encoded by the exons ATGTTCCGAATCAAAAGTACAAGAGGGTCATTATTGCAATCGTTTGTAAACTTATCTCGACTAACATCCTCGAAG GGTCGTTTGTCTTCAGCAAACAAATACTTTAATGCACAACTAAGAAGATGTGAATCAACTACAGCAGGGTCCCCAAG GTCAACCAAAGGCCTACCAGCTTGGAAAATAGCAGCAGGAGTAGCCTTAGCCAGTAGTGGAGGTGTGGTTGGAGCAGCTCTAGCCTTTCATTACAGCGCAGATGTCCGCACATGGTGGGCCACAAATTTTCCATATCTTGCACCTTATTTGGGTACCTTGGGTGAGTCCTTAACAGGGAGCAAAACGTCTCCAATTCTTGGTGGGAAAGTAAACAATACTTCAAGAGACCCAACAAAGCCTCATTCTTTCGATAAACCATTGAATCTTGGTGTTTCAACACATAAAGCTCCCCAAAAG GATGCTGATCCTTCATCAAGAAAACCTGTGAAGCCTTTGGCTGGGAGTAAGGAACCAGTGGCATCTGTTTCATCAGTTGATCAAACAGGCATTTCTGCTGTCGATCTTGCAATTGCCAGAACAGTTGAAAGGGAAGTAAAAGAGAGTGCTAACTCAATAGAACCTAAGCCTGATGCCCCTCAGAATACAGTTAGTAAATCACCAAAGCCTGGAGGTAGAGGAAAAGCAGAGTCACCAACAGCTGCTGTGTCAGCTCTTGATCAAGTGGGTGTTTCTTCTGTGGACCTTGATATCTCATCTGCTGTGGAAAAGGAGGCTGAGCCTGCTACCACAGCCAAGGTATCAGAAGGTATAGGGAAACCAGCTGAGAAAGGAGAAGATACTGGATCTCATGAAATCAAAG ATGTGGACACAAGTCTTACTGAGAAGGAAGTTGAAGCCCTCATAGATCAGACTGCCATGGAAGCTATGGTTCATGATGCAGTGGAAAAGTTAAAGGGTATTGGTCAAGAAGCTATAGAGGCTCAGCAAACAGCTGGCAAAGCCATACAGGAACATGTTGAACAGCTCAAGAGTGCACTTGCTCAATCCCTTGAGGGTAGAACTCTTAAGGATCTTAGTGAATTGGTACTAAATTCTCAAAAGGCAGCCATTGACAGTGTTAATGCTGCCAAAACTGCACAG GTAAAAGTAAATGAAGAGGTAGAAAAGGTTCATTCTATTATCAAAGAAGCAGATGCTGCTGGGGTTAAAGGAGCAGGAACTACTGCAGCAGAAGAGGTAGCGAGGGTAAGTTACAGTGTGCAGAAAGCAGCGTTAGACGTGCAGAAGACCAAGGCCGAGGCAGCAGTGCTGGAGGAACATCAGAAAGACTTGGCCAAAAGTAAAGATATGTTCAGGAAGGAGCTACTGGATATAATACCTGGTGCCCTGAAAGGAGAAGCTTTGAAAGGTGTTGGGGAGAAAGATGATAG GTCTGAGTCGGTTCTTTTGGCATATGCTCGGAAAAGACTTGATCAGCTAACACAGGAGCTTGTCAGTTACCAGACTGAGGAACAAAAGAGGCTCGAGAACTCCCTTAAAATCCAACGAGAACAGGACGCCAAGGTGACTGAACTTAGACTGAAACAAGAAGCCGAGAGAATGGTATCCGAATTTGAAACCACTCTGAAGAAGAAG GAAGCAGAGCTTTCAGCAGAACACGAGGTGAGCCTCCGACAGCAATTACGTCGCCAGGCGGCAGCATACAGTGATAACTTGGCTGAGGTTCTCCGTGTTCAGGCTACGGAACTAGAAAACAG GTATAAGGACGACTTGCAACAAAAAATGGCCGTAGAAAAAGAGGCTTTTAAAGTGCAGTTAGCTGGGGCTCTTGCTCAGTTACGAGGTGTGGCATCAGTGATAGAGGGCAGAGCAGATGTTGAGAAACAAAATAAGCAGGCGCAAAAGCTCTGGACAGCGTGTCAATCGTTGACTACAGCTATCGACAAAGGTGCTAATCAACCAAAACCGCTGCTGCCTCAGTTGACGGCCATTCACGATGCTGCAGCAGAGGATCCACTGGTCTCACAAGTTCTTAACTCTCTACCAGAAGAGGTTGTGTTAAGAGGAGTTTTGAACGAAGAAAATGTGACGCGTCGCTTTTACAAGATCCGCAGATGGTGTCGAAGAGTAGCCATGATAGGAGAGAACGGAGCTTCACCATGGACTCACGTGCTGTCATACATTCAGTCTTTCCTAATTTTCGATTCATTTGATCCCGTAAAGCAGGGAGAACTCGTAGATTTAGACAATTTGGACACTTTTGATCTCCTAGCGCGCGCAGAGTACTACCTTCGGCATGGAGATCTGGAGCTAGCGACGCGATTGGTAAATCAGCTTCGTGGGGAGCCTAAAAATGTAGCGCGCGATTGGTTGCTGGAAGCTCGGTTGCTTTTGGAGACGAGGCAGGCTGCCAACTTGTTGACTGCTTATGCTGCTGTATTGGGAACAGCAGGGCTGATTAATTAG
- the LOC131788738 gene encoding uracil-DNA glycosylase-like, with protein MQTQKTISSFFGPSGTGIKRRAEDEDAGTDENANSPPLNPKRLAVNLSPEQRARIEANRKEAQKKLLANKSPQFFGPSWKKALAAEFTKEYFQKLMNFVKEERSRKTVYPPEKDVFSWTLQCDIHEVKVVIIGQDPYHGPRQAHGLCFSVPPGVGIPPSLVNIYKELQNDIEGFEPPKHGYLLGWAKQGVLLLNACLTVVASQANSHKDKGWEKFTDAVIRWINTNLHGVVFLLWGSYAQKKGSFIDKKKHHVLKAVHPSPLSAHRGFLGCKHFSQANAYLKKSGKRPVNWCNLPSDENEAVN; from the exons ATGCAAACTCAGAAGACGATTTCCAGCTTTTTCGGTCCTTCTGGCACTGGAATCAAAAGAAGGGCAGAAGATGAGGATGCAGGCACAGACGAAAATGCGAATTCGCCGCCTCTTAACCCGAAGCGGCTGGCTGTAAATCTCTCACCAGAGCAAAGAGCTCGCATCGAAGCTAATCGAAAGGAGGCACAGAAGAAACTGCTCGCGAATAAGAGTCCACAGTTCTTCGGACCTTCGTGGAAGAAAGCTTTGGCAGCGGAATTTACCAAGGAATATTTCCAGAAA CTTATGAATTTTGTTAAAGAAGAGAGATCACGCAAGACGGTCTATCCTCCAG AAAAGGATGTGTTTAGTTGGACTCTTCAGTGTGACATCCATGAG GTTAAGGTTGTGATTATTGGTCAGGACCCTTATCATGGACCAAGGCAGGCACATG GACTTTGCTTCAGTGTTCCTCCTGGAGTTGGTATACCACCAAG TCTGGTAAATATATACAAAGAGTTGCAAAATGATATTGAGGGCTTTGAACCACCTAAACATGGATATCTATTGGGTTGGGCAAAACAAG GTGTACTGCTCCTAAATGCTTGTTTAACAGTTGTTGCTTCACAGGCAAACTCTCATAAAGATAAG GGATGGGAGAAATTTACTGATGCTGTAATAAGGTGGATTAATACaaatcttcatggtgttgtttTCCTACTTTGGGGCTCATATGCTCAGAAGAAAGGCAGCTTCATTGACAAG AAGAAGCATCATGTGTTGAAAGCTGTTCACCCTTCACCTTTGTCAGCCCACCGTGGATTCTTGGGTTGTAAACACTTCTCTCAAGCCAATGCATATTTGAAGAAATCTGGGAAGAGACCTGTGAATTGGTGCAATCTTCCTAGTGATGAAAATGAGGCTGTGAACTGA